In Solanum pennellii chromosome 3, SPENNV200, a single window of DNA contains:
- the LOC107015326 gene encoding nuclear pore complex protein NUP35, whose translation MSTAVRTPKTGRQSLFFQDLSTPISSRKSGSKFNTPGQAAAVSALWRENFASSDLPPPPVFTLEDRSDVSPESGIPDYITSPEIKSDPRTPVLNSGREFSTPKSKSEASTSYALMGKQQQQSKQSPLPSLTWWSPAKGSGSAEQDDKGKGSPVEGVVHPGALITLPPPREVARPEIRKNSIPVGNLNEEEWVTVYGFSPIDTNSVLREFEKCGVILKHILGPRDANWMHILYQNRADAQKALNKNGMQINGVLMIGVKPVDPTQRQALDDRLNKQGFIPLPHAPTSKSNEPTPFRTSSQPCYLQNGSNSAKQSSGSVATPARSVVSKIVDLMFGV comes from the exons ATGAGTACAGCAGTGCGAACCCCGAAAACTGGAAGACAATCACTGTTCTTCCAGGATTTATCTACACCTATTTCTTCCCGGAAATCTGGGTCGAAATTCAATACACCAGGTCAGGCAGCAGCTGTTTCTGCTTTATGGCGTGAGAATTTTGCCAGTTCAGATCTACCACCACCGCCTGTATTTACCCTTGAAGATCGATCGGATGTCTCTCCGGAATCGGGGATTCCTGACTATATTACTTCGCCAGAAATCAAGTCGGACCCTAGAACGCCGGTGCTTAATTCAGGAAGGGAATTTTCAACACCTAAGAGTAAGTCTGAGGCAAGTACTTCATATGCACTTATGGGTAAGCAGCAACAACAGAGTAAACAAAGCCCCTTGCCAAGTTTGACATGGTGGTCACCTGCAAAGGGTAGTGGTAGTGCTGAGCAGGATGACAAGGGTAAAGGTTCGCCAGTAGAAGGCGTCGTACATCCTGGTGCTTTGATAACCTTACCTCCACCAAGGGAAGTTGCAAGGCCAGAGATCAGGAAGAACTCAATCCCTGTGGGAAACCTTAATGAGGAAGAATGGGTCACAGTTTATGG GTTTTCCCCAATTGACACCAATTCAGTTTTACGGGAATTTGAGAAATGTGGTGTCATTTTGAAACACATTCTGGGCCCCCGAGATGCTAATTGGATGCACATTCTCTATCAG AATCGTGCTGATGCTCAAAAAGCTCTTAACAAGAACGGTATGCAGATAAATGGAGTTCTTATGATTGGGGTTAAACCAGTGGATCCAACACAACGTCAGGCACTGGATGATAGGCTCAACAAGCAGGGATTTATACCTTTGCCGCATGCTCCAACCAGTAAAAGCAATGAACCGACTCCGTTTAGAACCTCCTCTCAACCTTGTTATCTCCAAAATGGCAGCAATAGTGCAAAGCAATCATCTGGATCTGTTGCCACCCCAGCGAGATCCGTTGTGTCTAAAATTGTCGACTTAATGTTTGGTGTCTAA
- the LOC107013702 gene encoding uncharacterized protein LOC107013702 yields the protein MLLLSFFIHLFFMANFCCSIEMEPKTLSQGQLNLAREVAVDIVQNTQSDETSNLFQEGGKGVVQIKEGLVVIEEAESVVEEDCIGKTNVVIEASCQCAYPSAITDDSPDQSKFKEPLSAPF from the exons ATGCTGTTGTTGAGTTTTTTTATCCATTTATTCTTCATGGCTAATTTTTGCTGTTCCATTGAGATGGAGCCTAAGACATTGAGCCAAGGTCAACTCAACCTTGCCCGT GAAGTTGCTGTTGACATAGTACAAAATACACAATCGGACGAAACATCAAATCTATTTCAAGAG GGAGGAAAGGGAGTTGTTCAAATAAAGGAAGGTTTAGTGGTAATTGAGGAAGCAGAATCTGTTGTAGAAGAAGATTGCATTGGGAAAACAAACGTGGTGATCGAGGCTTCCTGTCAATGCGCCTATCCATCGGCGATAACTGACGACTCGCCTGACCAATCTAAGTTCAAGGAACCACTCTCTGCTCCCTTTTGA